TTATGTTCAACCTTCACGCCGCCCAACGGACGGTCGCTACGGTGAAAACCCAAACCGTTTACAACACTACTATCAATTCCAAGTAGTGATCAAACCTTCTCCAGATAATATTCAAGAACTTTATTTAGGCTCGCTTGAAATGCTCGGTTTCGATCCAACACAAAACGACATCCGTTTCGTGGAAGATAACTGGGAAAACCCAACATTAGGTGCATGGGGCTTGGGTTGGGAAGTATGGCTAAACGGTATGGAAGTAACCCAGTTTACCTATTTCCAACAAGTGGGTGGCTTAGAATGTAAACCCGTAACAGGTGAAGTGACTTACGGTTTAGAGCGTTTAGCGATGTACATTCAAGGCGTAGATTCTGTGTATGACTTAGTTTGGTCTGACGGTCCATTAGGCAAAACCACTTATGGCGATGTTTTCCATCAAAATGAAGTTGAGCAATCAACCTATAACTTTGAACACGCAAACACCGATTTCTTATTCTACTGCTTCGATCAATACGAAAAAGAAGCACAAGAGTTATTAGCCTTAGAAAAACCGTTACCATTGCCAGCTTATGAACGTATTTTGAAAGCAGCACACAGCTTTAACTTATTAGATGCGCGTAAAGCAATTTCGGTCACCGAACGCCAGCGCTATATTTTACGCATTCGTGCCTTAACCAAAGGCGTGGCGGAAGCCTATTATGCAAGCCGTGAAGCCTTAGGTTTCCCAGGTTGTAAAAAATAACATTTAAAGGTAATTCAAAAAAGTGCGGTGAAATTTGACCGCACTTTAGGAGAGCAAAATGAGCAAACCCATTCTTTTTTATGCAGAAACATGCCCAGATACCGCGCCATTTGTCGCGGAGTTGGATCGCTTAGGTGTGGATTACGATGAAGTAGAAATTATGACTTCATTACCTAATCTCAAACAATTCATTCGTTTACGCGATAGCAGTGCAGAATTTGATAACTCGAAAGCAAATGGCTATTTAGGCATTCCTGCATTGTTATTACCAAATGGCGATGTTGTTTTAGACCTATCAAAGTTAAAAGTAATTTTTTAAGTTTTGGGAAAGATAGAACAGCAGTTTTCATGCAACCCTATGAAAAATACTTAAAGCTGAATTCGCAGAAACTGCGAGCGGATCAAACGGATACAGAAAGAAAGCTATGGCAACGCATCAATCGAGATCAATTATTAGGATTTCGATTTAATCGACAAAAGCCACTTTTAAGTTATATCGTTGATTTTTATTGTGCAAAGACAAAGCTGATTATTGAATTAGATGGTAGTCAGCACTATAAACCTGATTATCAGGAAAAAGATGCATTGCGAGATGCAGAATTAAATTCACTTGGTTTTACAGTGATGCGGTTTAGCAATGATGAAGTCATGCGTAAAATTGAAGCGGTAGTAGAGCAGATTTATTTGTTTTTAGAGAATGTAAGGACTGATTGAGTATGAGGTTGGATTAACCTCTGCCACAAACGCTTGCGTTTGTGGCAGAAGTTAAACGAAGAAAACAATTAAATCGTGTGTGAGCTATTAAAATTCTCACTCCACATTGAATCAATTATATTAATCTAAGGAAAATGCTATGACATTACAGAAATTTTTGTTACCCCCATTATTATTTTTATCAATAAATACCTTTGCAGCACCAGCATATTTGCTTTTTGGTGGAGATAATCATGATAAATTTTTAGGCTGTTTGAACTGTAGTAAACATGATAACTCATCAATTTGGAATAAATATGGTGAATTCGGCTCTAAATATAATAGCGATAGTATTTGGAATAAATACGGAACTTATGGCTCTAAGTATAACAGTGAAAGTCCTTGGAATAAGTATTCTACAAGTGGGCCAGTGATTGTTGATAATGAAGGTAACTTTTATGGTAAATTCACAACTAATAAGTATGATAATCAGACAAGAATTAAATCTCTTCTTTGGATTTTAGAAAATCATGAATATATTATTGAAAATATTAATGATGTGATAGATAAAATGTAAATAAGTAATCAATGCAGCAAGTTGCACCTTACCAGAGAAAACAAAATGACAACCCAAAACTTCCTTGTAGAAATCGGCACAGAAGAGCTGCCACCAAAAGCTCTCAAAACATTAGCGACCTCTTTTGCGGATAACGTTGAGGCGGAATTGAATCAAGCAGGTTTATCATTCGATAAAATCGAATGGTTTGCGGCACCGCGTCGTTTAGCCGTAAAAGTGTTGAACTTAGCAACCCAACAACCGAGCAAAGAAATCGAAAAACGAGGGCCTGCAGTATCAGCCGCCTTTGATGCGGAAGGTAAACCAACTAAAGCGGCAGAAGGCTGGGCGCGTGGTTGTGGCATTACTGTTGAGCAAGCAGAACGCATTGCAACTGATAAAGGCGAATGGCTCGTTCACCGTGCAAAAATTAAAGGTCAGCCGACCAAAAACTTACTTAACGATATTGTGGCAAATGCGTTAGCGAAATTGCCAATTCCAAAACCAATGCGTTGGGCAGATAAAACCGTGCAATTTATCCGCCCAGTTCACACTGTGACTATGTTGTTAGGTGATGAGTTAATCGAAGGCGAAATTTTAGGTGTGGCAAGTGCTCGCACCATTCGCGGTCACCGCTTCTTAGGCGAGAAAGAATTTGACATTCAACATGCAGACCAATATCCGCAATTATTGCGTGATAAAGGTTCTGTGGTGGCAGATTTCAATGAGCGTAAAGCAGAAATTTTGGCAAAATCTCAAGCAAAAGCGACCGCACTTGGTGGCGTGGCTGACATTGAAGAAAGCCTGCTTGAAGAAGTCACTTCCTTGGTGGAATATCCAAATGTTTTAGCGGCAAAATTTGAAGAACGCTTCTTAGCGGTGCCTGCGGAAGCCTTGGTTTACACCATGAAAGGAGACCAAAAATATTTCCCGATTTATGATAAAGACGGCAGATTATTACCGCACTTTATCTTTGTCTCGAACATCAACCCAGAAGATCCAACCGCGATTATCGAAGGGAACGAAAAAGTGGTTCGTCCACGTTTAACCGATGCGGAATTCTTCTTCAAAACCGACTTAAAACAAAAACTGGTTGATCGTTTACCACGTTTAGAAACCGTGTTGTTCCAACAACAACTTGGCACATTGAAAGACAAAACTGACCGCATTGAACAACTTGCAGGCGAAATTGCAAAACAAATCGGCGCAGATGAAGCGAAAGCAAAACGTGCGGGTTTACTGTCAAAATGTGATTTGATGACCAACATGGTATTCGAATTCACTGATACGCAAGGCGTAATGGGTATGCATTATGCTCGTCACGACGGTGAAGATGAAGAAGTGGCAGTGGCGTTAAACGAACAATATATGCCACGCTTTGCGGGTGATGAATTACCTAAGTCTTTAGTGGCAAGTGCGGTCGCTTTAGCGGATAAATTTGACACCTTAACGGGTATCTTCGGCATCGGCCAAGCACCAAAAGGTAGCGCAGACCCATTTGCATTACGTCGTGCGGCATTAGGTGCATTACGTATTATCGTTGAGAAAAATTTGCCTCTTGATCTGAATGACATTATTAGCAAAGCATTTGATTTATATAAAGAACTTGATAACGAAAGACTACGTAATGCACCTATTGCCAAAACAAGAGGTGGATTTAGTGAATACCCAGAAGGTTATGTTTCATTCTTTACACGTGGTGATGATTTAGTTCCAAAACAAAAAATCCTTGATGAGGTAGTAGACTTCATGCTCGGTCGTTTCCGTGCATGGTATCAAGATGAAGGCATTGCGGTGGATGTAATTCAAGCGGTATTGGCACGTCGTCCAACTCGCCCTGCTGATTTTGATGCGCGCGTGCGTGCGGTTTCACACTTCCGTACTTTAGATTCAGCGGAAGCGTTAGCAGCAGCAAATAAACGTGTTAGCAACATCTTAGCGAAAGCAGGTGCGGCAATTGGCGAGATCAATTTAACCGCTTGCGTAGAGCCAGCAGAAAAAGCCCTTGCTGAAGCGGTACTGGCATTACGCACTGAAGTACAACCGCTTATCGCACAAGGCGATTACACCGCAGTATTGGATAAATTAGCAAACTTACGTGCGCCAGTAGACAGTTTCTTTGATAACGTGATGGTAAATGCTGAAGATCCAGCACTACGCCAAAACCGATTAGCGATTTTAAATACGTTACAAGGGTTATTCTTACAAGTAGCTGATATTTCAGTGCTTCAATAATGTAAAAAGGGATGGTTGATTTTTCGTCAATCATCCCTTCTTTTATAGACTTCAAGTGATTATTTCTCTATAATTACCGCACTCTCCCCCCTTAGCTCAGTCGGTTAGAGCAGGCGACTCATAATCGCTTGGTCACTGGTTCAAGTCCGGTAGGGGGGACCATTTTTCCAGCAAAAAATTTCTTTTTTATCAAAAATCTTATTTCAATATTGTCTATTTTATTTGCCTTGTGACTACAAACAAATTTTTACAGATAAATCAGCGAGTTTGATCCACACTTCATCACTAAATTCTTGTTTAGCAAGGCGTTCAATATTGGCGAGTTCTTGGATAATTTCGTAGAGCTTTTGGTAGGTTAAACGTTGAATTGCACTTAAAAAGAGCGGTCGGCGATTTTGCCAGATTTTTAGACGATCAAATTCAGCCTTAATTTGTTGAGTTGGAAGTTTTTCCGTTGTCATAATACGTTGCTGTGGTTTTGTGAGTTCAAGCAACGTAAATAATTCTCGCTGTAGTGTGCGTAATAAAATAACAGGTTGCACATCTTCAGCTTGTAAACCTTTTAAAATACGTTTAGCACGATTTGCTTTTCCCACTAGCAAAGCATCAATCCATTGAAATGGTGTAAAAATTGAGGATTGTTCCACCGCGCTAATGACACGATTGTAGTTAAGTTTATGATCAGGATAGAGCAAATCTAAAAGCTGCAGAGCTTGTTTAAGAGCGAACAGGTTATTTTCATAACTATAACAAAGTTGTTGAATTGCTTCATTATCGGCATCTAATCCCATTGCTTTAGTACGATTTTTTACCCAACGTGGCAAGTTTTCTACCGTCGGTGTTTGACAATTTATCAGTATTACATTTGGTTCATATTGATTAAGTGCAATAAACCACGCTTGCTTTTCAATCGCTTTAGTCAATTTTGCTACCTGTAAAATAAGCAAGACATCTTTATTCAATACGGATATAAGTTCTTGCAGGTTTTTCTGCAAAAGTGCGGTGAAATTTTCAGGTAAATTCAAGCTTAGTATTTGTTTACTAAAAAATAACCCCATAGATTGACAAGATTCTATAAGTTGCACCCAATCAGTTTGGCTATCAACCTGAATGCTATTTTTTTCATCAAAACCTTGCTGGTTTGCCACTTGACAAATAGTATCCTCAGTTTCACTAAGTAATAAAGGATCTTGCCCATGCGAGAGATAAACTCTAGCTAAACCTTGAGCAAGATTATAATTTAGTTGCTCTGGAAAAATACGGTTCATTATTTGCTTTTTATTTGATTTTGTAACGCAATTATTTTTACGATTAATTGACGCGCTACTTGCTCGCGCATATCATTCCAAATTACCTCACGTTCTTCTGATTTGGCTAATGCTGCACGTGCATTATCAAAGAAAGTACGGTTTACTTTCGCATTGATTGGATAGCTTTCGCCATTAGCAAGGCGAAAAGTGGCTTCAACTTCCAATATTAAAAGTTTTTCTGCTTCACGTCCGTGCTTAAAAATAGATGCGACTTGATCTGAAGTAATCTGTTTATTAATACGTAAAATGGGAATATTTTGTTTTACATTAACAATATTAACCTGATTTTCCTGTAACTTGCGACGCATAATAACAGTGAAATCATTATAAGGGTCATCACTTTCAAGGGCTAATGTTCGCCATTCATTTGGCATAGTAACCGACTGTTGAAAATGCCAACCGCAAGCAGAAAGAATTGCTAATGTTGCGATAAGCAGTAAAGTCTTGATTGATTTGATCATAAAAACTACCTTTAATTGTAGGACGTGTAAAATGTAAATATTTCACGTACGTATAAAAAATGGTGCGTGAATTTTGAATTCACACACCCCACGTATTATGGTTTCACTACTACGTTTAATAATTTACCTGCGACATAAATCACTTTGACAATATGTTGATTATCAACAAATTTCTTCACATTTTCATCCGCGAAAGCAATCGTTTTGACTGTTTCTTCATCTGCATCTGCCGCAACGGTAACTTTGCCACGAACCTTACCGTTTACTTGTACCACAATAAGTTTTTCGTCTTCTACCATTGCATCTTCGTCGGCTTTTACCCATTCTGCGGTATCAATAGCACTTTCATTGCCAAGAGCTTGCCATAATTCAAAACAGATATGTGGCGTAATTGGATAAAGCATACGAACAACTGCACTTAATGCTTCCGCCATGACTGCTCGATCTTGATCGCTTTCTAAGGAAGCCTTAGTCAGTTTATTCATCAACTCCATTACTGCTGCAATCGCAGTATTAAATGTTTGACGACGACCAATATCATCACTCACTTTCGCAATTGTTTTATGTACTTCACGACGAAGCGATTTTTGCGCGGCTGAAAGTGCGGTGATATCTAGGCTAGTTTTTGCTGGATTCTGTTGATATTGATATACCAAATTCCAAACACGTCCTAAGAAACGTTTCGCACCTTCTACGCCAGATTCTTGCCATTCCAAGGTCATTTCTGCTGGAGAGGCAAACATCATAAAGAGACGAACAGTATCGGCACCATATTTTTCTACCATTTCTTGTGGGTCAATACCGTTATTTTTA
The nucleotide sequence above comes from Haemophilus influenzae. Encoded proteins:
- the glyQ gene encoding glycine--tRNA ligase subunit alpha, with protein sequence MSTKFNVKTFQGMILALQEYWANQGCTIVQPFDMEVGAGTSHPMTALRALGPEPMAFAYVQPSRRPTDGRYGENPNRLQHYYQFQVVIKPSPDNIQELYLGSLEMLGFDPTQNDIRFVEDNWENPTLGAWGLGWEVWLNGMEVTQFTYFQQVGGLECKPVTGEVTYGLERLAMYIQGVDSVYDLVWSDGPLGKTTYGDVFHQNEVEQSTYNFEHANTDFLFYCFDQYEKEAQELLALEKPLPLPAYERILKAAHSFNLLDARKAISVTERQRYILRIRALTKGVAEAYYASREALGFPGCKK
- a CDS encoding endonuclease domain-containing protein — encoded protein: MQPYEKYLKLNSQKLRADQTDTERKLWQRINRDQLLGFRFNRQKPLLSYIVDFYCAKTKLIIELDGSQHYKPDYQEKDALRDAELNSLGFTVMRFSNDEVMRKIEAVVEQIYLFLENVRTD
- the glyS gene encoding glycine--tRNA ligase subunit beta: MTTQNFLVEIGTEELPPKALKTLATSFADNVEAELNQAGLSFDKIEWFAAPRRLAVKVLNLATQQPSKEIEKRGPAVSAAFDAEGKPTKAAEGWARGCGITVEQAERIATDKGEWLVHRAKIKGQPTKNLLNDIVANALAKLPIPKPMRWADKTVQFIRPVHTVTMLLGDELIEGEILGVASARTIRGHRFLGEKEFDIQHADQYPQLLRDKGSVVADFNERKAEILAKSQAKATALGGVADIEESLLEEVTSLVEYPNVLAAKFEERFLAVPAEALVYTMKGDQKYFPIYDKDGRLLPHFIFVSNINPEDPTAIIEGNEKVVRPRLTDAEFFFKTDLKQKLVDRLPRLETVLFQQQLGTLKDKTDRIEQLAGEIAKQIGADEAKAKRAGLLSKCDLMTNMVFEFTDTQGVMGMHYARHDGEDEEVAVALNEQYMPRFAGDELPKSLVASAVALADKFDTLTGIFGIGQAPKGSADPFALRRAALGALRIIVEKNLPLDLNDIISKAFDLYKELDNERLRNAPIAKTRGGFSEYPEGYVSFFTRGDDLVPKQKILDEVVDFMLGRFRAWYQDEGIAVDVIQAVLARRPTRPADFDARVRAVSHFRTLDSAEALAAANKRVSNILAKAGAAIGEINLTACVEPAEKALAEAVLALRTEVQPLIAQGDYTAVLDKLANLRAPVDSFFDNVMVNAEDPALRQNRLAILNTLQGLFLQVADISVLQ
- the holA gene encoding DNA polymerase III subunit delta, translated to MNRIFPEQLNYNLAQGLARVYLSHGQDPLLLSETEDTICQVANQQGFDEKNSIQVDSQTDWVQLIESCQSMGLFFSKQILSLNLPENFTALLQKNLQELISVLNKDVLLILQVAKLTKAIEKQAWFIALNQYEPNVILINCQTPTVENLPRWVKNRTKAMGLDADNEAIQQLCYSYENNLFALKQALQLLDLLYPDHKLNYNRVISAVEQSSIFTPFQWIDALLVGKANRAKRILKGLQAEDVQPVILLRTLQRELFTLLELTKPQQRIMTTEKLPTQQIKAEFDRLKIWQNRRPLFLSAIQRLTYQKLYEIIQELANIERLAKQEFSDEVWIKLADLSVKICL
- the lptE gene encoding LPS assembly lipoprotein LptE, producing the protein MIKSIKTLLLIATLAILSACGWHFQQSVTMPNEWRTLALESDDPYNDFTVIMRRKLQENQVNIVNVKQNIPILRINKQITSDQVASIFKHGREAEKLLILEVEATFRLANGESYPINAKVNRTFFDNARAALAKSEEREVIWNDMREQVARQLIVKIIALQNQIKSK